One window of the Saccopteryx bilineata isolate mSacBil1 chromosome 2, mSacBil1_pri_phased_curated, whole genome shotgun sequence genome contains the following:
- the PFKM gene encoding ATP-dependent 6-phosphofructokinase, muscle type has product MTHEEHHAARTLGIGKAIAVLTSGGDAQGMNAAVRAVVRVGIFTGARVFFVHEGYQGLVDGGDHIREATWESVSMMLQLGGTVIGSARCKDFREREGRLRAAHNLVKRGITNLCVIGGDGSLTGADTFRSEWSDLLSDLQKAGKITVEEATKSSYLNIVGLVGSIDNDFCGTDMTIGTDSALHRIIEIVDAITTTAQSHQRTFVLEVMGRHCGYLALVTSLSCGADWVFIPECPPDDDWEEHLCRRLSDTRTRGSRLNIIIVAEGAIDKNGKPITSEDVKNLVVKRLGYDTRVTVLGHVQRGGTPSAFDRILGSRMGVEAVMALLEGTPDTPACVVSLSGNQAVRLPLMECVQVTKEVTNAMNNKKFDEAMKLRGRSFMNNWEVYKLLAHVRPPVSKSCLHTVAVMNVGAPAAGMNAAVRSTVRIALIQGNRVLVVHDGFEGLAKGQIEEAGWSYVGGWTGQGGSKLGTKRTLPKKSLEQISANITKFNIQGLVIIGGFEAYTGGLELMEGRKQYDELCIPFVVIPATVSNNVPGSDFSVGADTALNTICTTCDRIKQSAAGTKRRVFIIETMGGYCGYLATMAGLAAGADAAYIFEEPFTIRDLQANVDHLVQKMKTTVKRGLVLRNEKCNENYTTDFIFNLYSEEGKGIFDSRKNVLGHMQQGGSPTPFDRNFATKMGAKAMTWMTGKIKESYRNGRIFANTPDSGCVLGMRKRALVFQPVTELKEQTDFEHRIPKEQWWLKLRPILKILAKYEIDLDTSEHAHLEHISQKRPGEAPV; this is encoded by the exons ATGACCCATGAAGAGCATCATGCAGCCAGAACCCTGGGGATTGGCAAAGCCATCGCCGTGTTAACTTCTGGAGGAGATGCCCAAG GAATGAATGCTGCTGTCAGGGCTGTGGTCCGAGTTGGTATATTTACTGGTGCCCGTGTCTTCTTTGTCCATGAG GGTTATCAAGGCCTGGTGGACGGTGGCGATCACATCAGGGAAGCCACCTGGGAGAGCGTTTCAATGATGCTTCAGCTG GGAGGCACAGTGATTGGAAGTGCCCGGTGCAAGGACTTTCGGGAACGAGAGGGGCGACTCCGAGCTGCCCACAACCTGGTAAAGCGTGGGATCACCAATCTGTGTGTCATAGGAGGTGACGGCAGCCTCACTGGGGCTGACACCTTCCGTTCCGAGTGGAGTGACTTGTTGAGTGACCTCCAGAAAGCAG GTAAGATCACAGTTGAGGAGGCTACAAAGTCTAGCTACCTGAACATCGTGGGCCTGGTTGGCTCAATTGACAATGACTTTTGTGGTACCGATATGACCATTGGAACTGATTCTGCCCTGCACCGGATCATCGAGATTGTAGACGCCATCACCACTACTGCTCAGAG CCACCAGAGGACGTTTGTGTTAGAGGTGATGGGTCGGCACTGCGG ATACCTGGCTCTTGTCACCTCTCTCTCCTGTGGCGCCGACTGGGTTTTTATTCCTGAATGTCCACCCGATGATGACTGGGAGGAGCACCTTTGTCGCCGACTCAGCGAC ACAAGGACCCGTGGTTCTCGCCTCAACATCATCATTGTGGCTGAGGGTGCGATTGACAAGAATGGGAAACCGATTACCTCAGAAGACGTCAAGAAC CTGGTGGTAAAGCGTCTGGGATATGACACCCGGGTCACTGTCCTGGGGCACGTGCAACGGGGTGGGACACCATCAGCCTTTGACCGGATCCTG GGCAGCAGGATGGGTGTGGAAGCCGTGATGGCACTATTGGAGGGCACCCCAGACACCCCTGCCTGTGTAGTGAGCCTCTCGGGTAACCAGGCTGTGCGCCTGCCTCTCATGGAGTGTGTCCAGGTG ACCAAGGAAGTGACCAACGCCATGAACAACAAGAAATTTGATGAAGCCATGAAACTGAGAGGCCG GAGTTTCATGAACAACTGGGAGGTGTACAAGCTTCTGGCTCATGTCAGACCCCCAGTATCTAAG AGCTGCTTGCACACCGTGGCCGTGATGAACGTGGGCGCCCCGGCCGCAGGCATGAACGCCGCTGTTCGCTCTACTGTGAGAATCGCCCTCATCCAGGGCAACCGAGTCCTGGTTGTGCATGACGGCTTCGAGGGCCTGGCCAAGGGCCAG ATCGAGGAAGCTGGCTGGAGCTACGTCGGGGGCTGGACTGGCCAAGGTGGTTCTAAACTTGGGACTAAAAG GACTCTGCCCAAGAAGAGCTTAGAACAGATCAGTGCCAACATCACTAAGTTTAACATTCAGGGCCTTGTCATCATTGGAGGCTTCGAG GCCTACACAGGGGGCCTAGAGCTGATGGAGGGCAGGAAGCAGTATGATGAGCTCTGCATCCCGTTTGTGGTCATCCCTGCTACGGTCTCCAACAACGTCCCTGGCTCAGACTTCAGCGTGGGGGCTGACACGGCACTCAATACGATTTGCACG ACCTGTGACCGCATCAAGCAGTCAGCAGCGGGCACCAAGCGTCGGGTATTCATCATTGAAACTATGGGCGGCTACTGTGGCTACCTGGCCACCATGGCAGGACTGGCAGCTGGGGCCGATGCTGCCTACATTTTTGAGGAGCCCTTCACCATTCGAGACCTGCAG GCGAATGTTGACCATCTGGTGCAAAAGATGAAAACAACTGTGAAAAGAGGCTTGGTGTTAAG GAATGAGAAGTGCAACGAGAACTATACCACAGACTTCATTTTCAACCTATACTCTGAGGAGGGGAAAGGCATCTTTGACAGCAGGAAGAATGTGCTTGGCCACATGCAGCAG GGTGGGAGCCCAACTCCATTTGACAGGAATTTTGCCACTAAGATGGGCGCCAAGGCTATGACCTGGATGACCGGGAAAATCAAAGAGAGTTACCGTAATG GGCGGATCTTTGCCAATACTCCGGACTCGGGCTGCGTTCTAGGCATGCGGAAGAGGGCCCTGGTCTTTCAACCAGTGACTGAGCTGAAGGAGCAGACCGATTTTGA GCACCGCATCCCCAAGGAACAGTGGTGGCTGAAGCTGAGGCCCATCCTCAAAATCCTAGCCAAATACGAGATTGACTTGGACACCTCAGAGCACGCGCACCTGGAACACATCAGTCAGAAGCGGCCTGGAGAAGCTCCTGTCTAA
- the ASB8 gene encoding ankyrin repeat and SOCS box protein 8 yields MSSSMWYIMQSIQSKYSLSERLIRTIAAIRSFPHDNVEDLIRGGADVNCTHGTLKPLHCACMVSDADCVELLLEKGAEVNALDGYNRTALHYAAEKDEACVEVLLEYGANPNALDGNRDTPLHWAAFKNNAECVRALLESGASVNALDYNNDTPLSWAAMKGNLESISILLDYGAEVRVINLKGQTPISRLVALLVRGLGTEKEDSCFELLHRAVGHFELRKNGTMPREVARDQQLCEKLTVLCSAPGTLKTLSRYAVRRSLGLQYLPDAVKGLPLPASLKEYLLLVE; encoded by the exons ATGAGTTCCAGTATGTGGTATATTATGCAGAGCATTCAGAGCAAATACTCTCTCTCAGAGCGCTTAATCCGAACTATCGCTGCCATCCGTTCCTTCCCACATGATAATGTAGAGGACCTCATCAGAGGG GGAGCGGATGTGAACTGCACCCATGGCACACTGAAGCCCTTGCACTGTGCCTGCATGGTGTCAGATGCTGACTGTGTGGAGTTACTCCTGGAAAAAGGAGCTGAG GTGAACGCCCTGGATGGTTACAATCGGACAGCCCTCCACTATGCCGCAGAGAAGGATGAGGCTTGCGTGGAGGTCCTACTGGAGTATGGTGCAAACCCCAATGCACTGGATGGCAACCGAGACACCCCACTTCACTGGGCAGCCTTTAAGAACAATGCTGAATGTGTGCGGGCCCTCCTAGAGAGTGGGGCCTCAGTCAACGCCCTGGATTACAACAATGACACCCCGCTCAGCTGGGCTGCCATGAAGGGAAACCTTGAGAGCATCAGCATCCTTCTTGATTATGGGGCAGAGGTCAGAGTCATCAACCTGAAAGGCCAGACACCCATCTCCCGCCTGGTGGCTCTGCTAGTCAGGGGCCTTGGAACTGAGAAAGAGGACTCTTGCTTTGAGCTCCTCCACAGAGCTGTTGGACACTTTGAATTAAGGAAAAATGGTACCATGCCACGAGAAGTGGCCAGAGACCAGCAGCTGTGTGAGAAACTGACTGTTCTGTGCTCAGCCCCGGGCACTCTAAAAACACTCTCTCGCTATGCCGTGCGCCGCAGCCTGGGACTCCAGTACCTGCCCGATGCAGTGAAGGGCCTGCCACTGCCAGCTTCTCTGAAGGAATACCTGCTACTTGTAGAATAG